CGCACAACCGCACGAATTGCCGCATTCATTCCCGGTGCGTCGCCGCCGCTTGTTAAAACACCAATTTTTTTCATATTATTCACATCCTAACCAAATTCTTTGCTAAATTAAACCATGCTTTCAATGATAACGCTGTGGCCTTCCTCTACCTCAGACTCAGGGAGTAAAATTTCATAACAGCCATACTGTTCATCGGATCTCAGCCCAATAGACCGCATTTTTACCAAAAGCCCAGCGTCACGCAAAAGCTTTTTAATGGTCATAGCCGTTTCTTTGTTTTGCGTAATATACACAACAATCCACAAACCATTAACACCTCCGTTAGCTTTTTGCGCAAAGCCTATTCGCTGGATTTTACAACGCCGTGACGGCAGAATACCGTCACCTTGCCTTTAATTTTCATAGCCGACGTCATTTCAGTGAACTCGGCTATATAAATTTCACCTTTGTCAAGCTTTTCTGTGTGGTGAAAGCGAGTGTCGCGCCCCCGGGTAAGGCCGAAAATGCTAACGCCGTCTTCCTCCGCCCGCACAACGATATATTCTCCCGTACCGCCGC
This region of Congzhengia minquanensis genomic DNA includes:
- the mtrB gene encoding trp RNA-binding attenuation protein MtrB; protein product: MDEILGGGTGEYIVVRAEEDGVSIFGLTRGRDTRFHHTEKLDKGEIYIAEFTEMTSAMKIKGKVTVFCRHGVVKSSE